One part of the Xanthocytophaga agilis genome encodes these proteins:
- the uxuA gene encoding mannonate dehydratase, translating to MRQTWRWFGPNDPVSLQDVCQTGAQGIVTALHHIPHGEVWTVDEIKKRQEEIQAGGLSWDVVESVTIHESIKTRTGNYQQYIDLYKQSLRNLGECGLKIVTYNFMPVNDWTRTDLDYTMPDKSKALYFNWFDLAVFDIHLLKRKNASDSYPEAVVQEAEKRFKQYTSMQLEQLAGIVMFGIPGEKKQTLDQMRAKLDWYKDIDHAALRENLKYFLQEVAPVAEEVGIKLAIHPDDPPFDILGLPRIVSRADDLEYILSAVPDKSNGICFCTGSLGANPENNLPEMAKKVGTRIHFVHLRNVTKDEYGNFYEDDHLGGDVDMYAVMKEILTIQQQVAEPIPFRPDHGHQMMDDMAKVTNPGYSCIGRMRGLAELRGLELGICRAEGW from the coding sequence ATGAGACAAACATGGCGCTGGTTTGGGCCAAATGATCCTGTGAGTTTACAGGATGTATGCCAGACCGGAGCACAGGGAATCGTAACTGCATTGCACCATATTCCGCATGGAGAAGTGTGGACAGTGGATGAAATCAAAAAACGTCAGGAAGAAATACAGGCAGGGGGATTGAGCTGGGATGTGGTAGAAAGTGTAACTATACACGAATCCATTAAAACCCGGACAGGTAATTATCAGCAATACATTGATCTTTATAAACAGAGTCTGCGGAATCTGGGTGAATGTGGGTTAAAAATTGTGACCTACAATTTTATGCCTGTCAATGACTGGACCCGTACAGATCTGGACTACACAATGCCTGACAAATCAAAGGCATTGTATTTCAACTGGTTTGACTTGGCTGTCTTTGATATTCATTTATTAAAGCGTAAAAATGCTTCTGATTCATATCCTGAAGCTGTTGTACAGGAGGCTGAAAAACGTTTTAAACAATATACTTCTATGCAGCTTGAGCAACTGGCTGGTATTGTGATGTTTGGAATTCCGGGTGAAAAGAAACAAACCCTGGATCAGATGCGGGCTAAGCTGGATTGGTATAAGGATATAGATCATGCAGCGTTGCGGGAAAATCTGAAGTACTTTTTACAGGAAGTAGCTCCTGTGGCTGAAGAGGTAGGTATTAAGCTGGCCATTCACCCTGACGATCCTCCTTTTGATATTCTGGGATTACCTCGTATTGTAAGTAGAGCCGATGATCTGGAATACATTCTGTCTGCTGTTCCTGATAAAAGCAATGGAATCTGTTTCTGTACAGGATCACTGGGCGCGAATCCTGAGAATAACCTGCCAGAAATGGCCAAAAAAGTTGGGACGAGAATTCACTTTGTTCATTTACGCAATGTAACCAAAGATGAATATGGGAATTTTTATGAAGATGATCATTTAGGTGGAGATGTAGATATGTATGCTGTAATGAAAGAGATCTTGACTATTCAACAACAAGTGGCTGAACCTATTCCTTTCCGTCCGGATCATGGTCACCAGATGATGGATGATATGGCCAAAGTAACCAATCCGGGATATTCCTGTATTGGCCGTATGCGTGGACTAGCCGAATTACGTGGTTTGGAACTAGGCATTTGTCGTGCTGAAGGTTGGTAA
- a CDS encoding SDR family oxidoreductase, giving the protein MFSMNQKVIVITGGTGILGGSFVKGVCEAGGTAVILGRNQAEGDERVRQVKEAGGEALFIQADVLNESDLQKACDQVLNTYGKVNGLVNAAGGNIPEAVIGPDADIFTIDIPALRKAFDLNLFGTILPTTIFGKAIAAGNEKGSIVNISSMAAQTAITRVLGYSMAKAAIDNFTRWMAVELANRYGDKIRMNAIAPGFFITHQNRRLLTNEDGSYTSRGEAVIRSTPYKRFGEPDELVGTLLWLLGDGTGFVTGEVICVDGGFHVFSGV; this is encoded by the coding sequence ATGTTTTCGATGAATCAAAAAGTGATTGTTATTACAGGAGGAACAGGGATTTTGGGAGGTTCCTTTGTAAAGGGAGTCTGTGAAGCAGGTGGAACAGCAGTTATACTAGGCCGAAATCAGGCTGAGGGGGATGAACGAGTACGTCAGGTAAAGGAAGCAGGAGGTGAAGCCTTATTTATTCAGGCAGACGTGCTTAATGAGAGCGATCTGCAGAAAGCCTGTGATCAGGTTTTAAATACCTATGGTAAGGTCAATGGGTTGGTGAATGCCGCTGGCGGTAATATTCCCGAAGCCGTCATTGGACCAGATGCGGATATTTTTACAATAGATATACCCGCCCTACGAAAGGCATTTGATCTGAACCTGTTCGGTACCATCTTACCTACTACCATTTTTGGAAAAGCCATTGCTGCCGGAAATGAAAAAGGCAGCATTGTAAATATCTCCTCAATGGCTGCACAAACAGCTATTACCCGTGTATTGGGTTATTCTATGGCTAAAGCGGCTATCGACAATTTTACCCGCTGGATGGCTGTTGAGTTGGCCAACCGGTACGGTGACAAGATTCGTATGAATGCAATTGCACCAGGTTTCTTTATTACACACCAGAATCGTCGGTTACTGACTAACGAAGATGGTTCGTATACTAGTCGGGGAGAAGCAGTAATTCGGAGCACGCCTTATAAACGATTTGGAGAGCCAGACGAGTTAGTCGGAACATTATTATGGTTGCTTGGAGACGGAACCGGATTTGTAACGGGTGAGGTTATTTGTGTGGATGGTGGCTTCCATGTATTCTCAGGGGTGTAA
- a CDS encoding LacI family DNA-binding transcriptional regulator produces the protein MEKEITIYDIAKQLNISPATVSRALNDHPAINNATKSLIASTAREMGYRINPFASSLRKKRTNTLGVIVPRLNSYFMSTVLAGMEKEANEASYNLIISQSMESFKKEITNARTMFDSRVDGLLVSLAFDTEDLEHFEPFLKRNIPLLFFDRVMSHNQSTSIIIDNVRAGYEVTNHLISQGSQRIMHVTGSLKRNVYADRLKGYQLALTEAGIAYDDSLVKVTDLGMDTGQWVVQQIQEMLLPPDGLFVANDFCAVSCMSALKRAGYSVPQDVAVAGFNNDPLSQVVEPNLTTIHYPGYEMGEIAVKSLISHLNGVSASHATNTIILRSELIVRESSLRLSSK, from the coding sequence ATGGAAAAAGAAATAACAATATATGATATTGCCAAACAGTTAAATATCTCACCCGCCACAGTGAGTAGAGCCTTGAATGACCATCCGGCTATTAACAATGCTACTAAAAGCCTTATAGCAAGTACCGCCAGAGAAATGGGATACCGCATTAACCCATTTGCGAGTTCTCTTCGAAAAAAGCGTACAAATACATTGGGTGTGATTGTGCCCCGGTTAAACAGCTATTTTATGTCAACCGTATTGGCAGGAATGGAAAAAGAAGCCAATGAAGCATCCTACAATCTGATTATTAGCCAGTCAATGGAATCCTTTAAAAAAGAGATTACCAATGCCAGAACCATGTTTGACAGTAGAGTTGATGGTTTACTGGTATCTCTGGCATTTGATACCGAAGATCTGGAACATTTTGAACCCTTTCTAAAGCGAAATATACCCTTGTTGTTTTTTGATAGGGTTATGTCACATAATCAGTCTACCAGTATCATTATAGACAATGTAAGGGCAGGTTATGAGGTAACCAATCATCTGATTAGTCAAGGTAGTCAGCGGATTATGCATGTTACAGGAAGTCTGAAACGAAATGTATACGCCGACCGCCTCAAAGGTTATCAGTTGGCATTGACGGAGGCTGGAATAGCCTATGATGATTCTTTAGTAAAAGTGACTGACTTAGGTATGGATACTGGTCAATGGGTTGTGCAACAAATTCAGGAGATGCTTCTGCCACCTGATGGACTTTTTGTTGCCAATGATTTTTGTGCAGTCAGTTGCATGAGTGCTTTAAAGCGGGCAGGTTATTCTGTTCCTCAAGATGTAGCTGTAGCAGGATTCAATAATGATCCATTGTCACAGGTTGTAGAGCCTAACCTGACTACTATACACTATCCGGGATACGAAATGGGAGAAATAGCTGTCAAAAGCCTGATTAGTCATTTGAATGGTGTCTCTGCCAGTCATGCTACCAATACTATCATTTTACGATCCGAACTTATTGTTCGGGAATCTTCTCTACGGCTTTCATCAAAGTAA
- a CDS encoding TonB-dependent receptor: protein MKQSILPEIRILPIGFGWKYVLIAACTLLISITQANAQAKSITGKVTDDKGGELPGVSVLIKGTNNGTVTNSEGRYTLSVSNPDAVLVFSFIGYISEETSLNGRSTIDVQLLPDITSLTEVVVVGYGTQKKSDVTGAIVSVNEKTLREVPAANLSQALQGRAAGLQIQPTGTRPGSVGQIRVRGERSLGGSNDPLLVVDGIPYDGSINDLNPSDIKSLEILKDASATAIYGSRGANGVIIITTQRGQAGKPVVSYNGYQGVTTVARKYHLFNAEEFQKMRDVSGYGVAAGAPYLPVELESISMGRSTDWQDLLYKNGKVMNHELSVGGGTENTQYSFGGGYYKETAVLPGQSFQRYSLRMTIDQKIGKRVKIGFNTMNTFGITDGESVGAMYSILSTSPLVPAYDANGAIINQPSYPREDQYSPLLLNNKDSWAERRKRIRTFNSLYGEVEILEGLKYRLNIGLDYRQDQYGSYAGKFTPMNNGTTSTATVDNGSAYNYTIENLLTYDKTIAEKHRFGVTGLYSIQQSESNNTRISATDLVADYIQYYNLGLSNSTAIVSSDNQGYSKRVILSYMGRINYSYDDRYLLTVTGRLDGSSVLAAGNKWHAYPAVSAGWNITNESFMKDIRFLSTLKLRAGLGQTSNQAINPFQTLGSLSQNKYNFGSTNAYGYYTSTLPNPDLGWEYTKTVNIGLDYGFLNGRITGSFEVYRQRTEDILLNTSLPPTSGVPGAYLKNVGKTENKGIEFSVSTQNIIKENGFNWSTDLNIFFNRNKILALNSGVTKDLGNLWFVGQPINVIFDYEKIGIWQTNEADAATKFSQKPGQIKVKDQNNDGKITPEDDKVILGNFQPKFQGGFTNRFSYKGFDLSVVTFASIGGKLISAIHQPQSYLNMLQGRRNGIKVDYWTEQNPTNAYPKPDAAIGDNPLYGSTLGYFDATFVKIRSINLGYNLPQNWLKKISASSIRIYATVNNVATLFSPYIKAGGVDPEATGTGAQGVVANSNIPSRQLTVGANTPPSRWFMIGLNIKY, encoded by the coding sequence ATGAAACAATCAATTTTACCCGAAATCCGTATCTTACCTATAGGCTTCGGATGGAAGTATGTACTCATTGCAGCCTGTACGCTTCTTATTAGTATAACACAGGCTAATGCACAAGCAAAATCCATAACTGGAAAAGTCACTGATGACAAAGGTGGCGAACTACCAGGGGTTAGTGTGCTCATCAAGGGTACAAACAATGGTACTGTTACCAATTCAGAAGGCCGTTACACACTTTCAGTATCAAATCCCGATGCAGTACTAGTCTTTAGCTTTATCGGATATATTTCCGAAGAAACCTCATTAAATGGGAGATCAACTATTGATGTTCAGTTGCTACCAGATATTACTTCTCTTACAGAGGTAGTTGTAGTAGGGTATGGTACCCAGAAAAAATCAGATGTAACAGGTGCCATTGTCTCGGTAAACGAGAAAACATTACGTGAAGTACCTGCAGCTAACCTGAGCCAGGCATTGCAGGGAAGAGCTGCTGGTTTGCAAATCCAGCCAACCGGAACGCGACCAGGCAGCGTTGGACAAATCCGTGTACGTGGAGAACGCTCTCTAGGTGGCTCAAATGATCCTCTGCTGGTAGTAGATGGTATCCCGTATGACGGTAGCATTAATGACCTGAACCCATCAGATATTAAATCGCTGGAAATCCTGAAGGATGCTTCAGCAACTGCCATTTACGGTTCTCGGGGCGCTAATGGGGTCATTATCATTACCACTCAACGTGGACAAGCCGGGAAACCTGTAGTATCCTATAATGGATATCAGGGTGTAACCACTGTCGCCCGTAAATACCATCTATTCAATGCAGAAGAATTTCAGAAAATGCGGGATGTATCTGGGTATGGTGTAGCAGCAGGAGCTCCGTACTTGCCTGTTGAGTTAGAATCCATCAGTATGGGTCGCTCTACTGACTGGCAGGATTTATTGTACAAGAACGGCAAGGTCATGAACCATGAACTATCCGTAGGTGGTGGTACTGAAAATACTCAATATTCTTTTGGAGGAGGTTATTACAAAGAAACAGCTGTCTTACCAGGCCAGTCTTTTCAGCGTTATTCTCTTCGGATGACGATTGATCAAAAGATAGGAAAACGAGTAAAAATTGGATTTAATACCATGAACACTTTTGGTATTACAGACGGTGAAAGTGTGGGTGCCATGTATTCTATCCTTTCTACCAGTCCATTGGTTCCTGCATATGATGCAAATGGAGCAATTATCAATCAGCCATCATATCCAAGAGAAGATCAGTATAGCCCACTCTTGCTTAACAACAAAGATAGTTGGGCAGAGAGACGCAAAAGAATCCGTACGTTTAACAGCTTATATGGAGAAGTAGAGATCCTGGAAGGCTTGAAATACCGTCTCAATATAGGTTTGGATTACAGACAGGATCAGTATGGTTCTTATGCTGGCAAATTTACTCCAATGAATAATGGAACCACCTCGACAGCAACAGTAGATAATGGATCAGCCTATAACTATACGATAGAAAACCTGTTAACGTATGATAAAACCATTGCAGAAAAACACCGCTTTGGAGTAACCGGACTCTATAGTATCCAGCAATCAGAATCAAACAATACACGTATCAGTGCTACGGATCTTGTTGCTGACTACATTCAGTACTATAATCTGGGGTTGTCTAATTCAACAGCTATTGTTTCTTCAGACAACCAGGGATATTCCAAAAGGGTAATTTTATCCTACATGGGTCGTATCAATTACAGTTATGATGATCGCTACTTACTAACAGTTACCGGACGTCTGGATGGCTCCTCTGTGTTGGCAGCAGGTAACAAATGGCATGCCTATCCGGCAGTGAGTGCAGGGTGGAATATCACTAACGAGTCTTTCATGAAAGATATTCGTTTTCTCTCTACGTTAAAACTGAGAGCAGGTTTGGGACAAACATCCAATCAGGCAATTAATCCATTCCAAACGTTGGGAAGTTTGTCTCAGAATAAATACAATTTTGGTAGTACAAATGCTTACGGATATTATACGTCTACATTACCTAACCCTGACTTAGGCTGGGAATATACCAAAACTGTTAATATTGGCTTGGATTATGGTTTCCTGAATGGCCGTATCACGGGATCATTTGAAGTATACCGCCAAAGAACGGAAGACATTCTGTTGAATACCAGCTTGCCTCCTACCAGTGGCGTACCAGGGGCTTATCTGAAAAACGTAGGTAAGACAGAAAATAAAGGGATAGAGTTCAGTGTATCCACTCAAAATATAATCAAAGAAAACGGCTTTAACTGGTCTACCGATCTGAATATATTCTTTAATAGAAACAAAATCCTGGCATTAAACTCTGGCGTAACCAAAGACTTGGGTAACCTGTGGTTTGTAGGTCAGCCTATCAATGTGATCTTTGATTATGAGAAAATAGGAATCTGGCAAACCAATGAAGCAGATGCAGCAACGAAGTTCAGTCAAAAACCAGGTCAGATCAAAGTAAAGGATCAGAACAATGATGGCAAGATCACACCGGAAGATGACAAAGTTATCCTAGGCAACTTCCAGCCTAAGTTTCAGGGTGGCTTTACTAACCGTTTCAGTTACAAAGGATTTGATCTTTCCGTAGTTACGTTTGCCAGCATTGGAGGTAAATTAATCAGTGCTATCCATCAGCCTCAGAGTTATCTGAACATGCTTCAGGGACGTCGCAATGGTATTAAGGTAGATTACTGGACAGAGCAAAACCCTACCAATGCCTATCCAAAACCAGATGCTGCGATTGGAGATAACCCATTGTATGGTTCTACACTTGGTTATTTTGATGCAACTTTTGTAAAAATCCGCAGCATAAATTTAGGATACAACCTGCCACAAAACTGGCTAAAGAAAATATCAGCCAGCTCTATACGCATTTATGCGACTGTTAATAACGTAGCTACTTTATTCTCTCCTTATATCAAGGCAGGTGGTGTTGATCCGGAAGCAACGGGAACAGGAGCTCAAGGAGTTGTAGCCAATTCCAATATTCCAAGCCGTCAGTTGACTGTAGGAGCGAATACGCCTCCGTCCCGTTGGTTTATGATTGGCTTAAATATCAAATACTAA
- a CDS encoding RagB/SusD family nutrient uptake outer membrane protein: protein MKSFLTLSAFYVATVLILSGCNGKLDEEPKSILVPSYFKTAQGIDAGVTAAYSGLRYQYGPEGSMIITVSGTDEFSVGDGANTDGVSINAYNAGLSADNGQFLTPWNNNFTYINTCNGVIDFGPEANLDAATRTRLIAEAQYLRAHYYFLLVQTYGAVPLDLGSGVLKFNTNPISQSERSPVGDVYAAIITDLTAAATNLPDKPFQTGRASKAAAKHLLAKVYLTRAGSVAKQSDDYQRAFETAKELIDNKSVYGLNLLQDFGDVNKQGQEHSSESIFTVEHTSDLVFNESDVNAPASGLKENRSLYLFTPYYEIQTVGGKSPVIRDMNYQRPWRRFAPTSWLLNTAFADKTNDSRYDNTFRTVWFANTSDASRLPAGMSMGDTAFYMPGRAVTDAERAAKKYRIYAPSDYTKGMYPHMKKFDDTKRAAVNYSSTRAFMVHKFSETYLIAAEAALMMGNKEDAVTYLNVLRQRAAYRPGKDNSAAITAMTITDPNVVTLDFILDERSRELCGEQHRWFDLVRTGKLIERVKLYNPEGAANIQERHTLRPIPQSQINLTVNEFPQNPGY from the coding sequence ATGAAATCATTTCTAACATTATCGGCATTCTATGTTGCAACAGTCCTGATTCTTTCTGGATGCAATGGAAAACTTGACGAAGAACCTAAATCTATTCTGGTGCCCTCCTATTTCAAGACAGCCCAAGGGATAGATGCAGGAGTAACCGCAGCGTATTCAGGTCTCCGGTATCAATATGGTCCGGAAGGTTCTATGATCATTACGGTATCCGGTACAGATGAGTTTTCAGTGGGTGATGGAGCCAATACAGATGGGGTAAGTATCAACGCATATAATGCGGGTTTAAGTGCAGACAATGGTCAGTTTCTGACTCCCTGGAACAATAACTTTACCTATATCAATACCTGTAATGGTGTGATTGACTTCGGTCCGGAAGCGAATCTGGATGCAGCCACCAGAACCAGACTGATTGCAGAAGCTCAATATCTGCGTGCACACTACTATTTTCTGCTGGTACAAACGTATGGTGCGGTTCCATTAGATCTGGGCTCCGGAGTACTGAAGTTCAATACCAATCCAATCAGTCAGTCTGAACGGAGTCCTGTTGGTGATGTATATGCAGCTATTATCACTGATCTGACGGCTGCGGCTACAAATTTGCCGGATAAACCCTTTCAAACGGGTAGAGCATCCAAAGCTGCAGCCAAACATCTGTTGGCAAAAGTATACCTGACAAGAGCAGGATCTGTAGCCAAACAATCTGATGATTATCAGAGAGCATTTGAAACAGCTAAAGAACTTATAGACAACAAATCTGTATATGGTCTTAATCTGCTGCAGGATTTTGGAGATGTAAACAAACAAGGTCAGGAACACAGTTCTGAATCAATCTTTACAGTAGAACACACCAGTGACCTGGTTTTCAATGAGAGTGATGTCAATGCTCCTGCCAGTGGTCTGAAAGAAAATCGCAGTTTGTATCTTTTCACACCATACTACGAAATACAAACTGTTGGTGGTAAATCGCCTGTAATCAGAGACATGAATTACCAACGTCCCTGGAGACGATTTGCCCCTACCAGTTGGTTGCTAAATACTGCCTTTGCAGATAAAACCAATGATTCCCGTTATGATAACACGTTCCGTACTGTATGGTTTGCCAATACCTCTGATGCATCCAGATTACCAGCAGGCATGAGTATGGGAGATACAGCATTTTACATGCCAGGCCGGGCGGTAACAGATGCAGAACGTGCAGCAAAAAAATACCGTATCTATGCGCCTAGCGACTATACAAAGGGAATGTATCCTCACATGAAAAAATTTGACGATACCAAACGTGCAGCAGTTAACTACTCTTCCACACGTGCATTTATGGTTCATAAATTTTCTGAAACATACCTGATCGCAGCTGAAGCCGCACTTATGATGGGAAATAAAGAGGATGCGGTTACATACCTTAACGTGTTGAGACAACGTGCAGCGTACAGACCTGGTAAAGATAACAGTGCAGCCATCACAGCTATGACCATCACAGATCCAAACGTAGTCACACTAGACTTTATCCTGGATGAAAGAAGCCGTGAACTGTGTGGTGAACAGCACAGATGGTTTGATCTGGTCAGAACTGGTAAACTGATTGAAAGGGTAAAACTTTACAATCCGGAAGGTGCTGCCAATATTCAGGAACGTCATACATTACGACCTATTCCTCAAAGTCAGATTAACCTGACTGTAAATGAGTTCCCTCAAAATCCCGGATACTAG